TGGACCACTCAACTTCCCGGTGGCTGAGCGGCTTCACCCGTTGGGTGCCCCCCTGCCGTCCGAAAGCGGTCGTAGACCATGCGGCGAAACTGCTCCACATCCTCCGGGGTCATATCTCGAGGCACTCTGCCCGCATAAGGGGGTTTGCACATGATATACTTCTTTTGACCTTCTAAATACTCTTTAAGCGGGCATATGACGCGCGCCGGAACACCCGCCGCGACGGAGTCGCTCTCGACATCCCGGGTGACCACGCTGCCGGCGCCAATGACCACGTTGTGGCCTATCCGGATGCCGGGCATGAGTATCGCTCCGTATCCGATGAAGACATTGTCGCCGATCCAGACCGGGGCCACGCGATACTCGCCGGTGAAAAGGTAGTAGCTGGCGTCATGGGCGAGAACCATCGCGGTCGGCGCGAAGATGCAGTTGCGCCCGACGTGAATCAGTTGGGGGAACATGCCGTCCAGATTGGAGGCACTCAGACGCGAGCCCGGGCCGATATCCATCCTCGCGAGTATGGTGCTGGAATCCGTTCGTCCGACCAGCCTTCGAATTCCGCGCACAACCGATCTCAGCATAGCACTATCTCCGGCTTTCGTGCATCCGTGAGCACCATCACCCCCCTCGCCATCCAGGATCGTCTCTCGACCATTTGTCAGCTCTCGGGCGGCATGGCCGATTCCTGATCC
The Phycisphaerae bacterium DNA segment above includes these coding regions:
- a CDS encoding acyltransferase codes for the protein MLRSVVRGIRRLVGRTDSSTILARMDIGPGSRLSASNLDGMFPQLIHVGRNCIFAPTAMVLAHDASYYLFTGEYRVAPVWIGDNVFIGYGAILMPGIRIGHNVVIGAGSVVTRDVESDSVAAGVPARVICPLKEYLEGQKKYIMCKPPYAGRVPRDMTPEDVEQFRRMVYDRFRTAGGHPTGEAAQPPGS